One Acutalibacter muris DNA window includes the following coding sequences:
- the dnaA gene encoding chromosomal replication initiator protein DnaA — translation MDSFDQAWDIICEFCKSRITDVAYKTWFSRLRPVSMDFEKGVAIIEAPNDFHKQTLLRCYSDLLSQALKNVFGDSIGFELCVTEETDRGSEKEASQDEGYELTFRTFVVGPSNRFAHAACQAVASKPALLYNPLFIYGNSGLGKTHLLSAVSNEFKANFPDRTVVYVKSEDFTNEVIDAIARGTTSALRAKYRNADLLLMDDVQFIGGKTSTQEEFFHTFNTLYEAKKQIVLTSDRPPKDIATLEDRLKTRFEWGLTADVQAPEFETRVAIIRRKAESFDFDIPENVCEYMANKLKNNIRQLEGAVKKLRAFHLLENRPINIATAQTAISDIINNSQPTPVTVEKIIEEVARTYQVTPEDICSQKRNAAVSKSRQVAMYVVREITQMPMVEIGQTFGGRDHSTVVYALRQMEDRLERESHTKDTVNDIIKNIRDR, via the coding sequence TTGGATTCTTTCGATCAGGCATGGGATATCATCTGCGAATTCTGCAAGTCGCGGATAACAGACGTTGCATATAAGACATGGTTTAGCAGGCTCCGCCCTGTATCTATGGACTTTGAAAAAGGGGTGGCTATAATAGAGGCCCCAAACGATTTCCATAAGCAGACGCTTCTGCGCTGCTACAGCGACCTCTTGAGCCAGGCGCTTAAAAACGTTTTTGGCGACAGTATTGGTTTTGAGCTCTGCGTAACCGAGGAAACAGACCGCGGCTCTGAAAAAGAAGCAAGTCAGGACGAGGGCTATGAGCTAACCTTTAGGACCTTTGTGGTAGGACCGTCCAACCGCTTCGCCCACGCTGCCTGTCAGGCTGTGGCCAGCAAGCCGGCCTTACTGTATAACCCCCTTTTCATTTACGGCAACTCCGGGCTGGGCAAGACCCATCTGCTCTCGGCCGTGTCAAATGAGTTCAAGGCTAACTTTCCCGATCGAACAGTGGTATACGTAAAAAGCGAGGATTTTACCAACGAGGTCATAGACGCCATTGCACGGGGCACCACCTCGGCCCTTCGAGCAAAATACCGCAACGCTGACCTTTTACTAATGGACGACGTCCAGTTCATAGGTGGAAAAACCTCCACACAGGAGGAGTTCTTCCATACCTTCAACACCCTCTATGAGGCGAAGAAGCAGATTGTCTTAACCTCCGACCGGCCCCCGAAAGACATAGCCACCCTTGAGGACAGGCTGAAAACGCGCTTTGAATGGGGCCTGACCGCCGATGTGCAGGCTCCCGAATTTGAGACCCGGGTGGCGATAATTCGCAGGAAGGCGGAGAGCTTTGACTTTGATATTCCGGAGAACGTATGCGAATACATGGCAAACAAGCTCAAAAATAATATTCGCCAGCTGGAGGGCGCGGTCAAAAAACTTCGGGCCTTCCATCTGCTTGAGAACCGTCCGATAAATATCGCAACGGCCCAGACAGCCATAAGCGATATCATCAACAATTCGCAGCCCACGCCTGTCACCGTTGAGAAGATAATTGAGGAGGTGGCAAGGACATACCAGGTCACCCCCGAGGACATCTGTTCCCAGAAGCGCAACGCGGCTGTTTCAAAATCCAGACAGGTGGCCATGTATGTGGTCAGGGAGATAACCCAGATGCCCATGGTGGAGATAGGACAGACCTTCGGCGGAAGGGACCATTCTACGGTGGTATATGCCCTGCGCCAGATGGAGGACAGGCTTGAAAGGGAATCCCATACCAAAGATACCGTGAACGATATTATCAAAAACATACGGGACCGCTGA
- a CDS encoding RNA-binding S4 domain-containing protein encodes MEEIRITTEYIKLDALLKLCGVVITGGQAKAAIQDGHVQVNGELCTMRGRKIRAGDSVQVAGRGFKVEKCL; translated from the coding sequence ATGGAAGAGATCAGGATAACGACTGAATATATAAAACTGGACGCTCTTTTAAAGCTTTGCGGCGTGGTAATCACCGGCGGACAGGCAAAGGCCGCCATACAGGACGGACACGTGCAGGTAAACGGTGAGCTTTGCACTATGCGGGGCAGAAAAATACGTGCCGGAGACAGCGTTCAGGTTGCCGGGCGGGGGTTTAAGGTAGAAAAATGTTTGTGA
- the dnaN gene encoding DNA polymerase III subunit beta, giving the protein MQITVNRSDMTEAVSNIQRAVSSKTSVPALEGILLTAQEENLELCAYDLELGMTTVIPAKVKEPGKAVLSAKLFSDIVRKTPADTISIDVDEKNMATIESGVSRFSIIGIPAEEFPELPKVDDGKNISLAGSVLKSMIRQTVFAVAESDAKPIHQGSLFSMDDGLLDVVAVDGYRLAKRTESIDFKEKLSFVVPGKTLSEVLRLLKDSEELIGLYAGKRHIIFKIDNYTVISSLLEGEFLNYKATIPSGSKTTVVMRSREAIESVERVSLLINDRIKSPIRCVFSNSEIKLLCTTSMGRASDQISASMEGEELEIGFNNRYLLDALRNTECDEIKVGLSGPLSPMTISPKEGESFLFLVLPVRLKND; this is encoded by the coding sequence ATGCAAATAACCGTAAACAGAAGCGATATGACAGAAGCAGTCTCAAATATACAGCGGGCCGTCTCCTCAAAGACCTCAGTCCCCGCCTTGGAGGGAATCCTGCTGACGGCACAGGAGGAAAACCTAGAGCTTTGCGCGTATGACCTGGAGCTAGGCATGACTACAGTTATACCGGCAAAGGTAAAGGAACCCGGCAAAGCCGTGCTGAGCGCTAAGCTGTTTTCCGACATAGTCAGAAAAACCCCGGCCGACACTATCTCTATAGATGTTGATGAAAAAAACATGGCTACCATCGAGAGCGGAGTGAGCCGTTTCTCTATCATAGGAATCCCAGCAGAGGAATTCCCTGAGCTTCCGAAGGTGGACGACGGAAAAAATATAAGCCTTGCGGGCAGCGTACTCAAGAGTATGATCCGCCAGACTGTTTTCGCCGTGGCGGAGAGCGACGCGAAGCCTATACACCAGGGAAGCCTGTTCAGCATGGACGATGGGCTGTTGGATGTGGTTGCCGTGGACGGCTACCGTCTTGCAAAGCGGACAGAGTCCATAGACTTTAAAGAAAAATTATCCTTTGTAGTCCCCGGAAAAACATTAAGCGAGGTTTTGCGTTTATTAAAAGATTCCGAGGAGCTTATCGGACTTTATGCCGGCAAGCGGCATATTATCTTCAAGATAGACAATTATACCGTGATATCCAGCTTGCTGGAGGGGGAATTTTTAAACTACAAAGCCACAATACCCTCTGGCAGCAAGACCACTGTAGTCATGCGTTCAAGGGAAGCCATTGAAAGCGTGGAGCGGGTCTCGCTTCTTATAAACGACCGTATCAAAAGCCCCATACGCTGTGTTTTTTCAAATAGCGAGATAAAGCTTTTATGCACCACCTCTATGGGTCGGGCAAGCGACCAGATATCCGCCAGTATGGAGGGTGAGGAGTTGGAGATAGGGTTTAATAACCGTTATCTTTTGGACGCGCTGCGCAATACAGAGTGCGATGAGATAAAGGTGGGTCTCAGCGGGCCGCTCAGCCCCATGACTATCAGCCCAAAGGAGGGGGAAAGTTTCCTGTTCCTTGTGCTGCCTGTCAGGCTGAAGAACGACTGA
- the remB gene encoding extracellular matrix regulator RemB, translated as MYLHLGQDTIVMTDKITGVFDLDNTTVSKHTRDFLGKAQKEGRVVNVTNELPKSFLLCEKNGVETVYLSQMSPATLLRRARETTSQI; from the coding sequence ATGTACCTGCATTTGGGGCAAGATACCATTGTGATGACAGATAAGATAACGGGTGTTTTTGACCTGGACAATACCACTGTGTCAAAGCATACCAGGGACTTTCTCGGAAAAGCCCAAAAGGAGGGCAGGGTTGTGAATGTGACCAATGAGCTTCCAAAATCATTCCTCCTGTGTGAAAAGAATGGAGTAGAGACGGTGTATCTGTCTCAGATGTCTCCGGCCACCCTGCTTCGCAGGGCCAGGGAAACTACGAGTCAAATTTAA
- the recF gene encoding DNA replication/repair protein RecF (All proteins in this family for which functions are known are DNA-binding proteins that assist the filamentation of RecA onto DNA for the initiation of recombination or recombinational repair.) — protein MFVIRFAARNFRNLEEEEIFPCEEVNVIYGNNAQGKTNLLEGMWLFTGGHSFRGAKDAELPRIDPDTGKNMSGTALAMDFFSEEREQSAVLQIENGRRSTDINGVKKDAGTPLVGKVRAVIFSPEHLLLVKEGPARRRNYLDTALCQLKPSYAPVLTAYRRALMQRNALLKDISKSAQLSDTLAVWDARIARLGAQVIKERISFTDRVAPKIAGIYEGISRGREKLSVRYSPSLKGGDTLDGIEELFLRELSRTVSSDARTGFTSVGPHRDDLEIEIDGISARSYGSQGQQRSSVLAMKLAEAQILTELSGEPPIVLLDDVMSELDRGRQDYLLNHLKGQQVFITCCSPDTVELMENGMRFRVECGAVYPEEF, from the coding sequence ATGTTTGTGATCCGTTTTGCAGCCAGGAATTTCCGAAACCTTGAGGAGGAGGAAATTTTCCCCTGTGAGGAGGTTAACGTAATATACGGAAACAACGCCCAGGGGAAAACGAACCTGCTTGAGGGTATGTGGCTGTTTACCGGCGGCCACTCGTTCCGGGGGGCGAAGGACGCCGAACTGCCGAGGATAGACCCGGACACGGGAAAGAATATGTCCGGCACCGCGCTGGCTATGGATTTTTTTAGTGAAGAACGTGAGCAGAGCGCTGTGCTACAGATAGAAAACGGGCGGCGTTCAACGGATATAAACGGCGTAAAGAAGGACGCGGGTACGCCGCTTGTAGGAAAGGTCCGGGCCGTAATATTCTCCCCCGAGCACCTTCTGCTGGTAAAAGAGGGGCCTGCCCGGCGGAGAAATTACCTCGATACGGCGCTCTGCCAGCTGAAGCCCTCCTATGCCCCGGTACTGACCGCGTACCGCCGTGCGCTTATGCAGAGGAACGCTCTGCTGAAGGACATTTCAAAATCCGCGCAGCTATCGGATACCCTGGCCGTGTGGGACGCCAGGATAGCGAGACTTGGAGCCCAGGTGATTAAAGAGCGTATAAGCTTTACAGATAGAGTTGCGCCGAAGATAGCCGGGATATATGAGGGCATTTCCCGGGGGCGGGAGAAGTTGTCTGTGCGCTATTCCCCCTCCCTCAAGGGCGGCGACACCCTGGACGGAATAGAGGAGTTGTTTTTACGGGAGCTCTCCCGAACCGTGTCCTCAGACGCCCGCACGGGCTTTACCTCAGTAGGACCCCACAGGGACGATCTTGAGATAGAGATAGACGGCATATCAGCCAGGTCCTATGGGTCCCAGGGGCAGCAGCGCAGCTCCGTATTGGCTATGAAGCTGGCTGAGGCGCAGATACTTACAGAGCTTTCAGGAGAGCCGCCTATCGTGCTTTTGGACGATGTCATGAGCGAACTTGACAGGGGGCGCCAGGATTATCTTCTTAACCATCTCAAGGGGCAGCAGGTATTTATAACCTGCTGCAGCCCTGATACCGTCGAGCTTATGGAAAACGGTATGCGTTTTAGGGTGGAGTGTGGAGCGGTGTACCCGGAGGAATTTTAG